Proteins encoded together in one Planctomyces sp. SH-PL14 window:
- a CDS encoding flagellar hook assembly protein FlgD: MADAANFNAQIGQQEYLQLLTTQLRYQDPLSPVEQQDFLSQLSQFSMLSGIETLNANFTNMLALQQLTNGASLVGKQVQYLSDDEGNTATGKVTGVLVEKGVLYLNIDNKAVALENVLQIKEASA, encoded by the coding sequence ATGGCGGACGCCGCCAACTTCAACGCGCAGATTGGGCAGCAGGAATACCTGCAGCTGCTGACGACGCAGCTCCGCTACCAGGACCCGCTCTCGCCGGTCGAGCAGCAGGACTTCCTGTCGCAGCTGTCGCAGTTCTCGATGCTCTCGGGGATCGAGACACTGAATGCGAACTTCACCAACATGCTCGCTCTTCAGCAGCTGACGAACGGGGCCAGCCTCGTCGGCAAGCAGGTCCAGTACCTCTCGGATGACGAGGGGAACACCGCCACGGGAAAGGTGACGGGTGTACTGGTCGAGAAGGGGGTCCTGTACCTGAACATCGACAACAAGGCGGTCGCCCTGGAGAACGTCCTGCAGATCAAGGAAGCGTCGGCGTAG
- a CDS encoding flagellar hook-length control protein FliK: MEISSFLSTNPQGTECCVAPANAWVRDTLDEEGTEELAAGFAALFQLMMAPASQVSDKAAADSTPTSAVEAPSSGTPGVQPSGAAPAQSLPVGAAPAGPLGDSFPTLSAAAPVDAGAPAAPFVATQGTEETPATEAVMNPTTPAVTESDPGTPSPPLRADLFLSERQGEPTAALSVLPESATMAVSTNPANPDQDAISSSTPDVVTPVTARTADVVRGAAPKSDTAAPSVAASDSAPPAPSLATPRQDVGASRSAAAARPSAGRPVVNDSPATASQPTGPEAKATPQTDSPSFDAAAEWTPETTAEGIEVEPPREDRPFDEREPDSWLDSLTGAGSDGTLTIQELAAWQAFGREQGFEQSRQETSNDTPQAGPIRKTTDGASRVSDGLAAAVPQTAAREAAAAVPAVIAHEALPSFAVEEIVSHVRTDESDGVSRVEAQIDPPELGRMWIEITKSAEGIKAHLTVEDPAVWNLLETAATEMRQSLQDSGVPMTGLTLSLGRDGGSSPSGGHAGDPNGESRRDEDSYATVTGAAQRRARPKRQVDTIV, from the coding sequence GTGGAGATTTCGTCGTTCCTGTCGACCAATCCGCAAGGGACGGAATGCTGCGTCGCTCCGGCGAACGCATGGGTCCGGGACACCCTCGATGAAGAGGGGACCGAAGAGCTCGCGGCGGGCTTTGCGGCGCTGTTCCAACTGATGATGGCGCCCGCCTCCCAGGTCAGCGATAAGGCCGCCGCCGACTCCACGCCGACCTCCGCTGTCGAGGCTCCTTCTTCGGGGACTCCCGGAGTTCAGCCCTCCGGAGCGGCTCCCGCGCAATCGCTTCCGGTCGGAGCCGCTCCCGCCGGACCGCTTGGCGATTCGTTCCCCACCCTGTCTGCGGCGGCTCCGGTCGACGCCGGCGCGCCCGCCGCTCCGTTCGTCGCGACTCAGGGCACCGAGGAAACGCCCGCCACCGAAGCAGTCATGAATCCGACGACGCCAGCCGTCACGGAATCCGACCCCGGGACGCCGTCTCCGCCGCTGCGAGCCGACCTCTTCCTCAGCGAGCGCCAGGGTGAGCCGACGGCCGCCCTCTCCGTCCTGCCGGAATCGGCCACCATGGCCGTTTCGACCAACCCGGCGAATCCTGACCAGGACGCCATCTCGTCCTCGACCCCGGACGTCGTGACGCCGGTCACCGCTCGCACAGCCGACGTCGTCCGTGGCGCCGCCCCGAAATCCGACACCGCAGCTCCCAGCGTCGCCGCGTCCGATTCCGCACCGCCCGCACCGTCTCTCGCGACACCCCGGCAGGACGTGGGAGCCTCTCGATCCGCAGCAGCAGCACGACCGTCGGCCGGCCGGCCGGTGGTCAACGACTCCCCGGCGACGGCATCGCAGCCAACCGGCCCGGAAGCGAAGGCGACACCGCAAACTGACTCCCCCTCCTTCGACGCCGCGGCCGAATGGACCCCGGAAACCACTGCCGAGGGAATCGAGGTCGAACCTCCCCGCGAAGACCGCCCCTTCGATGAGCGGGAACCCGACTCGTGGCTCGACAGCCTGACGGGAGCCGGCTCGGATGGGACGTTGACGATTCAGGAGCTCGCCGCCTGGCAGGCCTTCGGCCGCGAGCAGGGCTTCGAGCAGTCCCGCCAGGAGACCTCGAACGACACTCCTCAGGCCGGCCCGATCCGGAAGACGACGGACGGCGCGTCCCGCGTCAGCGACGGTCTGGCCGCCGCCGTGCCACAGACCGCCGCGCGCGAAGCGGCCGCTGCCGTTCCGGCCGTGATCGCGCATGAGGCCCTCCCGTCGTTTGCCGTCGAGGAGATCGTCTCTCACGTCCGGACGGACGAGTCCGACGGCGTGAGCCGCGTCGAGGCCCAGATCGATCCGCCGGAGCTCGGACGGATGTGGATCGAGATCACGAAGTCCGCCGAGGGGATCAAGGCCCACCTGACGGTCGAGGATCCCGCGGTCTGGAATCTCCTCGAGACCGCCGCCACTGAGATGCGGCAGTCCTTGCAGGACTCCGGAGTTCCCATGACCGGCCTGACCCTCTCGCTCGGACGCGACGGGGGGAGCTCCCCTTCGGGGGGGCACGCCGGCGACCCGAACGGCGAATCGCGCCGTGACGAAGATTCCTATGCCACGGTGACGGGGGCGGCCCAGCGGCGCGCCCGTCCGAAGCGCCAAGTCGACACGATCGTTTGA